A DNA window from Camelina sativa cultivar DH55 chromosome 13, Cs, whole genome shotgun sequence contains the following coding sequences:
- the LOC104737065 gene encoding FACT complex subunit SPT16, whose product MADSRNGNARAPGGGVPPKPGNAYTIDVKNFISRARALYEHWKKHSADLWGSADALAIATPPASDDLRYLKSSALNIWLLGYEFPDTIMVFTPKQIHILCSRNKASLLEVVKNAAHDELKIDVVMHVKPKGDDGTGLMDAIFRAIHDLSRGDGNDSQVVGHIAREVPEGKLLETWAERLKNANFLFVDITGGLSDLFAVKDDTEVMCVKKAAYLAYSVMKNVVVPNLEGVIDEEKDVTHSFLMDLTEKAILEPTKASVRLKAENVDICYPPIFQSGGKFDLKPSAASNDELLTYDPASVILCAVGARYNSYCSNVARTYLIDATSLQIKAYEVLLKAHEAAINALRSGRKINTVYQAALSVVEKNAPELVDKLTKSAGTGIGLEFRESGLNINAKNDKVLRPKMAFNVSLGFQNLECESESRSKVRKFSLLLADTVLVTEQNAELLTKCSKSVKDVAYSFKDDEEEEKPRKKPKISGSENYITKTALRSDDHVVSKEELRKQHQAELARQKNEETARRLAGDRSGAGDSRSAAKTSADVVAYKSVNDMPQPRSLEIQTDTKNEAVLLPIYGSLVPFHVATIRTVSGNQDTNRNCYIRIIFNVPGTPFNPHDSNSLKNQGAIYLKEVSFRTKDSRHSSEIVQQIKALRRQVMARESERAERATLVTQEKLQLAGNKFKPLRLSELWIRPPFSGRKKIPGTLEAHANGFRYSTTRPDERVDVLFANIKHAFFQPAEKEMITLLHFHLHNHIMVGTKKTKDVQFYVEVMDVVQSLGGGRRSAYDPDEIDEEQRERDRKNKINMDFNHFANRVNDMWQLPQFASLDLEFDQPLRELGFHGVPHKTSAFIIPTSSCLVELIEYPFLVVSLSEIEIVNLERVGFGQKNFDMAIIFKDFKKDVLRVDSVPTSSLEGIKEWLDTTDIKYYESKLNLNWRQILKTITDDPQSFIDDGGWEFLNLDGSDSESGGSEESDKGYEPSDVEVESESEDEASESESLVESEDEEEEDSEQESEEEKGKTWDELEREASNADREHGAESDSEEERKRRKLKAFGKSRSGTSGGGGSSSMKNMPPSKRSKHR is encoded by the coding sequence ATGGCAGACTCTCGGAATGGTAATGCGCGAGCTCCTGGTGGAGGAGTGCCTCCAAAACCTGGGAATGCCTACACCATAGATGTTAAAAACTTTATCTCACGTGCAAGAGCCTTGTATGAACACTGGAAGAAGCACAGTGCAGACCTATGGGGATCTGCGGACGCTCTTGCCATTGCTACCCCTCCTGCTTCTGATGATCTGCGCTACTTGAAATCGTCAGCGCTGAATATTTGGCTTCTTGGGTATGAGTTTCCAGATACGATAATGGTTTTTACCCCAAAACAGATCCACATCTTGTGTAGCAGGAACAAGGCATCTCTACTTGAAGTTGTGAAGAATGCTGCACATGATGAGTTGAAGATTGATGTTGTTATGCATGTTAAGCCCAAGGGTGATGATGGAACAGGGCTGATGGATGCCATATTTCGTGCCATCCATGATCTATCCCGGGGTGATGGAAATGATTCACAAGTTGTAGGACACATTGCTCGTGAGGTCCCTGAAGGTAAGCTTCTAGAGACGTGGGCTGAGAGGTTAAAGAATGCAAACTTCCTGTTCGTAGATATAACTGGGGGGCTGTCTGATCTTTTTGCTGTTAAAGATGATACTGAGGTCATGTGTGTGAAGAAAGCTGCATATCTAGCCTATAGTGTGATGAAAAATGTTGTTGTCCCAAACCTTGAAGGAGTCATTGATGAGGAGAAAGACGTCACCCACTCTTTTTTGATGGATCTCACCGAGAAAGCCATACTTGAGCCGACTAAGGCCAGTGTGAGGCTGAAGGCAGAAAATGTTGACATATGCTACCCTCCTATATTTCAAAGCGGAGGCAAGTTTGATCTCAAACCAAGTGCTGCAAGCAATGATGAACTTCTCACTTATGATCCAGCGAGTGTCATATTATGTGCTGTTGGTGCTCGGTATAATAGTTATTGCTCAAATGTTGCCAGGACGTACCTAATAGATGCAACTTCTCTCCAGATCAAGGCATATGAGGTTCTTCTCAAGGCACATGAGGCTGCTATTAATGCTTTAAGGTCAGGAAGAAAGATCAATACTGTCTATCAAGCTGCCCTTTCGGTTGTTGAAAAGAATGCCCCTGAGTTGGTTGACAAGCTAACTAAATCTGCTGGGACTGGTATCGGTCTTGAATTCCGAGAGTCAGGATTAAATATTAATGCAAAGAATGATAAAGTATTGAGACCGAAGATGGCATTTAATGTGTCTCTTGGTTTCCAGAACTTGGAGTGTGAGTCAGAAAGCCGCAGCAAAGTCAGGAAATTCTCACTTTTGCTAGCTGACACAGTTCTCGTCACGGAACAGAATGCGGAGCTTTTAACCAAGTGCTCTAAATCTGTTAAGGATGTGGCTTACTCCttcaaagatgatgaagaagaagagaaaccgaGGAAGAAGCCGAAGATCAGCGGTTCGGAGAACTACATTACCAAGACAGCTCTCAGATCAGATGATCATGTGGTGTCGAAAGAAGAGCTACGGAAGCAGCACCAGGCAGAGCTTGCACGCCAGAAAAATGAAGAAACCGCCAGAAGGCTTGCTGGTGATAGGTCTGGGGCGGGAGACAGCCGGTCTGCTGCAAAGACTTCAGCTGATGTGGTTGCCTACAAGAGTGTTAACGACATGCCCCAACCTCGGTCTTTGGAAATCCAGACTGATACGAAGAACGAGGCTGTATTGTTGCCCATCTATGGTAGCTTGGTCCCATTCCATGTGGCTACAATAAGAACAGTGTCAGGCAATCAAGATACCAACAGGAATTGCTACATCCGTATCATTTTCAATGTCCCCGGTACACCCTTCAACCCTCATGATTCAAACTCTTTGAAAAACCAGGGTGCTATCTACCTCAAGGAGGTTTCATTCCGGACCAAGGATTCAAGGCATAGCAGTGAAATAGTTCAGCAGATTAAGGCCCTCAGACGGCAAGTCATGGCCCGGGAGTCAGAGAGAGCTGAAAGGGCGACATTGGTAACACAGGAGAAACTTCAGCTTGCAGGGAACAAGTTCAAACCCCTCAGGTTGTCTGAGTTGTGGATCCGTCCGCCTTTCAGTGGCCGCAAGAAGATTCCTGGGACACTCGAAGCTCATGCCAATGGTTTCAGGTATTCAACGACCAGGCCTGACGAGCGTGTGGATGTTCTGTTTGCAAACATAAAGCACGCGTTTTTCCAGCCGGCTGAGAAGGAGATGATCACCCTCCTTCATTTTCATTTGCACAACCACATCATGGTAGgaaccaagaaaacaaaggaCGTCCAGTTTTATGTGGAGGTAATGGATGTTGTGCAGTCTTTAGGTGGTGGGAGGAGATCAGCTTATGATCCagatgagattgatgaagaacAGCGGGAGCGTGATAGGAAAAACAAGATCAACATGGATTTCAATCATTTTGCAAACCGGGTCAATGATATGTGGCAACTACCCCAGTTTGCAAGTCTGGACCTTGAGTTTGATCAACCTCTGAGAGAGCTTGGGTTCCATGGTGTTCCGCACAAGACATCTGCATTCATTATACCGACCTCCAGCTGCTTAGTTGAGCTCATAGAATACCCGTTCCTCGTGGTCAGTCTGAGTGAGATTGAGATTGTGAATCTTGAGAGAGTTGGGTTTGGGCAGAAGAACTTTGACATGGCCATCATTTTCAAGGACTTCAAAAAGGATGTTCTCAGGGTTGACTCAGTTCCCACAAGTTCACTGGAGGGGATAAAGGAGTGGCTTGACACTACAGATATAAAGTACTACGAGAGCAAACTGAATCTGAACTGGAGACAGATCCTGAAGACGATCACGGATGATCCGCAGAGCTTCATAGATGATGGAGGATGGGAGTTTTTAAATCTGGACGGAAGTGATTCAGAATCTGGGGGCTCTGAGGAGTCAGACAAAGGATATGAACCATCAGATGTGGAGGTTGAGTCTGAGTCAGAGGATGAGGCCTCAGAGAGTGAGTCACTGGTGGAgtcagaggatgaagaagaggaggactCAGAGCAAGagtcagaggaagagaaaggtAAGACTTGGGATGAACTGGAGAGAGAAGCTAGTAATGCAGACAGAGAGCATGGAGCTGAGTCTGATAGtgaggaagagaggaagagaaggaagtTGAAAGCGTTTGGGAAATCACGGTCTGGAACTAGCGGTGGAGGCGGCAGTAGCAGTATGAAGAACATGCCACCATCAAAGCGCAGCAAGCACAGGTGA
- the LOC104737067 gene encoding LOW QUALITY PROTEIN: ankyrin repeat-containing protein At2g01680 (The sequence of the model RefSeq protein was modified relative to this genomic sequence to represent the inferred CDS: substituted 4 bases at 4 genomic stop codons), which yields MDPRLIVATQIGSIDKLDAHIHENLYILEIXCNAFQSFINTPLHVASASGNLAFAMELMNFKPSFARKLNTYGLSPLHLAIDEGQTRLVLSLLKVDPDLVRLRGREGTTPFHQVVRRGETDLMTKFLLACPGCIRDANVYGKTALYIAVSNNRHEELEVLLGWVQRLRQTDAESLEMQFLNKRDQDGNIALHIAAYQNKFKVVKLXVKCSAVNQNIHNMIGLTALVILHNQRDHHSNSNIENIIQKWGGKSGDSLPKSKKVSEILRSPISFIEHLFMQTARYRNXTFEGTRSALLVIAALIITATYQTALQPAGVLYQENAAEEIKKTVAGEGYVWWFLWIAVPLYVSFLVSMSVISLDTMWYFSASVGSVIIVVFAYIVVFFLLXKRSKKVPGTRSELILEGLTTQDLAKGS from the exons ATGGATCCAAGATTGATCGTAGCCACTCAAATCGGAAGTATTGATAAATTGGATGCTCATATCCATGAGAATCTATACATTCTTGAAATCTGATGCAATGCCTTTCAATCTTTCATTAACACTCCTCTTCATGTAGCTTCTGCTTCTGGGAACCTTGCTTTTGCCATGGAGCTGATGAATTTTAAGCCGTCTTTTGCTAGAAAACTTAACACATATGGGTTAAGTCCATTACATCTTGCTATAGATGAAGGTCAAACACGGTTGGTTCTAAGTTTACTCAAGGTTGATCCTGACCTTGTTCGCCTCCGAGGAAGAGAAG GTACGACGCCGTTTCACCAAGTAGTGAGAAGAGGAGAGACTGATCTTATGACAAAGTTCCTCTTAGCTTGTCCTGGTTGCATTAGAGATGCAAACGTGTATGGTAAAACCGCTCTATACATAGCGGTTTCGAACAATAGACACGAAGAGCTTGAAGTACTTTTGGGATGGGTCCAAAGACTGCGACAAACAGACGCTGAATCACTAGAGATGCAATTTTTGAACAAACGTGATCAAGACGGCAACATAGCCTTACACATAGCAGCATATCAGAACAAATTCAAAGTAGTAAAGCTCTAGGTAAAATGTTCGGCAGTTAACCAAAACATCCATAACATGATAGGTTTAACTGCCCTAGTTATCTTACATAACCAGAGAGATCATCACTCGAACAGTAACATCGAAAACATAATCCAAAAATGGGGAGGTAAGAGTGGAGACTCTCTACCGAAATCCAAGAAAGTGTCGGAAATCTTGAGGTCTCCCATTAGTTTCATAGAGCATTTGTTCATGCAAACAGCGCGGTATAGGAACTAGACCTTCGAAGGAACACGTAGCGCGCTTCTAGTGATAGCCGCACTGATAATTACAGCTACTTATCAAACAGCTTTGCAGCCAGCAGGAGTTTTATACCAAGAAAATGCAgcagaagaaattaaaaagactGTTG CTGGTGAAGGCTATGTATGGTGGTTTCTATGGATAGCAGTGCCATTGtatgtttctttcttggtttcAATGTCGGTTATATCTCTAGATACAATGTGGTACTTCTCGGCTAGTGTAGGTTCGGTTATCATCGTTGTTTTTGCTTACattgttgtgtttttcttgctgtgAAAACGGTCTAAGAAGGTACCTGGAACCAGAAGCGAGCTGATTCTTGAAGGCTTAACAACTCAAGATTTAGCTAAAGGATCATAG
- the LOC104737068 gene encoding serine/threonine-protein kinase BLUS1-like isoform X1 — translation MASTSGGGGSGSGGTKMRGFSVNPKDYKLMEEVGYGASAVVRRAIYIPTNEVVAIKCLDLDRCNSNLDDIRREAQTMTLIDHPNVIKSFCSFSVEHYLWVVMPFMAQGSCLHLMKAAYPDGFEEAAICSMLKETLKALDYLHRQGHIHRDVKAGNILLDNTGEIKLGDFGVSACLFDNGDRQRARNTFVGTPCWMAPEVLQPGSGYNSKADIWSFGITALELAHGHAPFSKYPPMKVLLMTIQNAPPGLDYDRDKKFSKSFKELVALCLVKDQTKRPTAEKLLKHSFFKNAKPPEICVKKLFADLPPLWTRVKALQAKDAAQIALKGMASADQDAISQSEYQRGVSAWNFNIEDLKEQASLLDDDDILTETREEDESFGQQLHNKVNDRGQVSGNQLLSENMNGKEKVSDTVVVEPIREEKSTLNSTASSVEQAAPSSEQDVPQAKGKPVRRQTHSGPLSSGNVLINSDSEKGPSYERSDSERLLKPSVRRAPSFSGPLNLPNRASANSFSAPIKSSGGFRDSIDDKSKANVVQIKGRFSVTSENLDLARGSPLRKSASVGSWLLDSKMPTGMPIKESSTHHASSVIMPHLQNLFHQNSIQQDQIMNLLNTLQQAAETTDGSQNGKLPPLPRGSDSNGTVVELTASERERLLFTKITELRVRMKELTEELEEEKSKQIQLQQKLKSITGRDKL, via the exons ATGGCGAGTACTAGTGGTGGCGGTGGTAGTGGTAGTGGTGGGACGAAGATGAGAGGTTTCTCTGTAAACCCTAAAGATTATAAACTTATGGAAGAAGTTGGATATGGTGCTAGTGCTGTTGTTCGTCGTGCTATTTATATCCCCACTAATGAAGTTGTTGCTATCAAATGTTTGGATCTCGATCGCTGCAATAGCAATCTG GATGATATAAGGAGGGAGGCTCAGACTATGACTTTGATTGACCATCCAAATGTTATAAAGTCGTTTTGTTCGTTTTCTGTTGAGCATTATCTTTGGGTTGTCATGCCATTTATGGCTCAGGGTTCGTGTTTGCATCTTATGAAGGCGGCGTATCCTGATGGATTTGAAGAGGCGGCTATATGTTCTATGCTTAAAGAAACACTTAAAGCTCTTGATTATCTTCATAGACAAGGGCATATCCATCGAGATGTTAAg GCTGGAAACATACttcttgataacactggggagaTTAAGCTAGGTGATTTTGGTGTCTCTGCTTGCTTATTTGACAATGGTGATAGGCAACGTGCAAGAAACACATTTGTTGGTACTCCGTGCTG GATGGCACCAGAAGTCTTGCAGCCAGGAAGTGGATACAATTCAAA GGCTGATATCTGGTCTTTTGGAATAACGGCGCTGGAGTTGGCTCACGGTCATGCACCTTTCTCAAAATATCCCCCTATGAAG GTACTCTTAATGACTATTCAAAACGCACCCCCTGGCCTTGATTATGACCGTGATAAGAAGTTTTCAAAG TCCTTTAAAGAGTTGGTAGCACTGTGTCTAGtgaaagatcaaacaaaaaggCCAACTGCTGAAAAGTTGTTGAAACACTCATTTTTCAAGAATGCAAAACCTCCAGAGATTTGTGTGAAGAAACTATTTGCCGATTTACCACCTCTTTGGACTCGCGTAAAAGCTCTTCAG GCCAAGGACGCTGCACAGATTGCTTTGAAAGGAATGGCCTCTGCCGACCAGGATGCTATATCTCAG AGTGAGTACCAAAGAGGAGTAAGTGCTTGGAACTTCAATATCGAAGATTTGAAAGAACAAGCATCCTTG CTAGATGATGACGATATTCTAACAGAGACTagggaagaagatgaatcttttGGCCAACAGTTGCATAATAAG GTGAATGACAGAGGGCAAGTATCTGGTAATCAACTGCTATCCGAAAACATGAATGGGAAGGAAAAAGTTTCAGATACTGTCGTGGTAGAACCTATCCGTGAAGAGAAATCCACTCTCAATTCAACTGCTTCTTCTGTGGAACAAGCGGCACCAAGTTCAGAACAAGACGTTCCACAGGCCAAGGGTAAGCCAGTGAGACGCCAGACTCATAGTGGACCACTTTCATCTGGTAACGTGTTAATCAATTCAGACTCAGAGAAGGGTCCTAGTTATGAAAG GTCTGATAGTGAACGGCTGCTGAAGCCATCAGTTCGGAGGGCTCCAAGCTTTAGTGGTCCTTTGAATCTTCCAAATCGTGCTTCGGCTAACAGTTTTTCAGCTCCTATCAAATCTTCTGGAG GATTCCGTGATTCCATAGATGACAAGTCGAAGGCTAATGTGGTTCAAATCAAAGGAAGATTTTCAGTAACATCAGAGAACTTGGATCTTGCAAGG GGATCCCCGTTGAGGAAATCTGCCAGTGTTGGGAGTTGGTTACTTGATTCTAAAATG CCAACGGGTATGCCTATCAAGGAATCTAGTACTCATCATGCGTCCTCAGTCATCATGCCTCATCTTCAAAATTTGTTCCACCAAAATTCAATACAGCAG GATCAAATTATGAATCTACTGAATACCTTACAACAAGCTGCTGAAACAACAGATG GTTCTCAAAATGGAAAGTTGCCGCCTTTGCCTCGAGGATCTGACAGCAATGGAACC GTTGTCGAACTCacagcttctgagagagagaggttactATTTACCAAGATAACCGAGCTGCGAGTTAG GATGAAAGAGTTAAcggaagaacttgaagaagaaaaatcaaaacagatccAA CTGCAGCAGAAATTGAAATCAATCACCGGTCGCGACAAATTGTAA
- the LOC104737068 gene encoding serine/threonine-protein kinase BLUS1-like isoform X2, whose protein sequence is MVSRFRLVLEAVLGSRRRKKMASTSGGGGSGSGGTKMRGFSVNPKDYKLMEEVGYGASAVVRRAIYIPTNEVVAIKCLDLDRCNSNLDDIRREAQTMTLIDHPNVIKSFCSFSVEHYLWVVMPFMAQGSCLHLMKAAYPDGFEEAAICSMLKETLKALDYLHRQGHIHRDVKAGNILLDNTGEIKLGDFGVSACLFDNGDRQRARNTFVGTPCWMAPEVLQPGSGYNSKADIWSFGITALELAHGHAPFSKYPPMKVLLMTIQNAPPGLDYDRDKKFSKSFKELVALCLVKDQTKRPTAEKLLKHSFFKNAKPPEICVKKLFADLPPLWTRVKALQAKDAAQIALKGMASADQDAISQSEYQRGVSAWNFNIEDLKEQASLLDDDDILTETREEDESFGQQLHNKVNDRGQVSGNQLLSENMNGKEKVSDTVVVEPIREEKSTLNSTASSVEQAAPSSEQDVPQAKGKPVRRQTHSGPLSSGNVLINSDSEKGPSYERSDSERLLKPSVRRAPSFSGPLNLPNRASANSFSAPIKSSGGFRDSIDDKSKANVVQIKGRFSVTSENLDLARGSPLRKSASVGSWLLDSKMPTGMPIKESSTHHASSVIMPHLQNLFHQNSIQQDQIMNLLNTLQQAAETTDGSQNGKLPPLPRGSDSNGTVVELTASERERLLFTKITELRVRMKELTEELEEEKSKQIQLQQKLKSITGRDKL, encoded by the exons ATGGTGTCTCGGTTTCGTCTTGTGCTAGA GGCTGTCTTGGGTTCGAGACGACGTAAGAAGATGGCGAGTACTAGTGGTGGCGGTGGTAGTGGTAGTGGTGGGACGAAGATGAGAGGTTTCTCTGTAAACCCTAAAGATTATAAACTTATGGAAGAAGTTGGATATGGTGCTAGTGCTGTTGTTCGTCGTGCTATTTATATCCCCACTAATGAAGTTGTTGCTATCAAATGTTTGGATCTCGATCGCTGCAATAGCAATCTG GATGATATAAGGAGGGAGGCTCAGACTATGACTTTGATTGACCATCCAAATGTTATAAAGTCGTTTTGTTCGTTTTCTGTTGAGCATTATCTTTGGGTTGTCATGCCATTTATGGCTCAGGGTTCGTGTTTGCATCTTATGAAGGCGGCGTATCCTGATGGATTTGAAGAGGCGGCTATATGTTCTATGCTTAAAGAAACACTTAAAGCTCTTGATTATCTTCATAGACAAGGGCATATCCATCGAGATGTTAAg GCTGGAAACATACttcttgataacactggggagaTTAAGCTAGGTGATTTTGGTGTCTCTGCTTGCTTATTTGACAATGGTGATAGGCAACGTGCAAGAAACACATTTGTTGGTACTCCGTGCTG GATGGCACCAGAAGTCTTGCAGCCAGGAAGTGGATACAATTCAAA GGCTGATATCTGGTCTTTTGGAATAACGGCGCTGGAGTTGGCTCACGGTCATGCACCTTTCTCAAAATATCCCCCTATGAAG GTACTCTTAATGACTATTCAAAACGCACCCCCTGGCCTTGATTATGACCGTGATAAGAAGTTTTCAAAG TCCTTTAAAGAGTTGGTAGCACTGTGTCTAGtgaaagatcaaacaaaaaggCCAACTGCTGAAAAGTTGTTGAAACACTCATTTTTCAAGAATGCAAAACCTCCAGAGATTTGTGTGAAGAAACTATTTGCCGATTTACCACCTCTTTGGACTCGCGTAAAAGCTCTTCAG GCCAAGGACGCTGCACAGATTGCTTTGAAAGGAATGGCCTCTGCCGACCAGGATGCTATATCTCAG AGTGAGTACCAAAGAGGAGTAAGTGCTTGGAACTTCAATATCGAAGATTTGAAAGAACAAGCATCCTTG CTAGATGATGACGATATTCTAACAGAGACTagggaagaagatgaatcttttGGCCAACAGTTGCATAATAAG GTGAATGACAGAGGGCAAGTATCTGGTAATCAACTGCTATCCGAAAACATGAATGGGAAGGAAAAAGTTTCAGATACTGTCGTGGTAGAACCTATCCGTGAAGAGAAATCCACTCTCAATTCAACTGCTTCTTCTGTGGAACAAGCGGCACCAAGTTCAGAACAAGACGTTCCACAGGCCAAGGGTAAGCCAGTGAGACGCCAGACTCATAGTGGACCACTTTCATCTGGTAACGTGTTAATCAATTCAGACTCAGAGAAGGGTCCTAGTTATGAAAG GTCTGATAGTGAACGGCTGCTGAAGCCATCAGTTCGGAGGGCTCCAAGCTTTAGTGGTCCTTTGAATCTTCCAAATCGTGCTTCGGCTAACAGTTTTTCAGCTCCTATCAAATCTTCTGGAG GATTCCGTGATTCCATAGATGACAAGTCGAAGGCTAATGTGGTTCAAATCAAAGGAAGATTTTCAGTAACATCAGAGAACTTGGATCTTGCAAGG GGATCCCCGTTGAGGAAATCTGCCAGTGTTGGGAGTTGGTTACTTGATTCTAAAATG CCAACGGGTATGCCTATCAAGGAATCTAGTACTCATCATGCGTCCTCAGTCATCATGCCTCATCTTCAAAATTTGTTCCACCAAAATTCAATACAGCAG GATCAAATTATGAATCTACTGAATACCTTACAACAAGCTGCTGAAACAACAGATG GTTCTCAAAATGGAAAGTTGCCGCCTTTGCCTCGAGGATCTGACAGCAATGGAACC GTTGTCGAACTCacagcttctgagagagagaggttactATTTACCAAGATAACCGAGCTGCGAGTTAG GATGAAAGAGTTAAcggaagaacttgaagaagaaaaatcaaaacagatccAA CTGCAGCAGAAATTGAAATCAATCACCGGTCGCGACAAATTGTAA
- the LOC104737070 gene encoding uncharacterized protein LOC104737070, which translates to MATASIFAAAVTVTVTGTTDVTPLFNTSSLIIGKSLSPSSKSASTRSSVSFSRKTLTPIRYSSSPADHSPTAAASAVESITNRSKTSLKSRLRGGETLYGLFLLSFSPTLAEIAAHAGYDYVVVDMEHGPGGIPEALECIRALNAAGTSAILRLPENSATWAKKALDLGPQGIMFPMIESRKDATKAVSYCRFPPDGIRGSAHTVVRASNYGIDEGYLSNYAEEILIMCQVESGEGVKKADEIAAVDGVDCVQMGPLDLSASLGYLWDPGHKKVREMMRRAEKSVLASDPAKGGAYLSGFAMPHDGAVEIRGRGYQMVAGAVDVGLFRNAAVEDVRRFKMGLVDESDGEDSLEHGKDVDDEKYWSE; encoded by the coding sequence ATGGCCACCGCTTCAATCTTCGCCGCCGCCGTCACCGTCACCGTCACCGGCACCACAGACGTGACACCTCTGTTTAATACGTCTTCCTTAATCATCGGAAAATCATTATCTCCTTCTTCAAAATCCGCCTCAACCAGATCCTCAGTTTCGTTCTCCCGCAAAACCCTAACTCCAATCCGGTACTCTTCCTCTCCCGCCGATCACTCACCTACCGCCGCCGCATCCGCCGTGGAATCGATCACGAATCGATCCAAAACCTCCTTGAAATCTCGCCTCCGTGGTGGAGAAACTCTCTACGGCCTCTTTCTCCTCTCCTTCTCGCCGACTTTAGCCGAGATCGCTGCTCACGCCGGTTACGATTACGTCGTCGTTGACATGGAACACGGTCCCGGAGGTATACCGGAAGCGTTAGAGTGCATCCGAGCTCTCAACGCCGCCGGAACCTCCGCCATTCTCCGGTTACCTGAAAACTCGGCAACCTGGGCTAAGAAAGCCTTAGATCTAGGTCCACAAGGGATCATGTTCCCGATGATCGAATCTCGCAAAGACGCGACCAAAGCGGTGTCGTATTGCCGGTTTCCACCCGACGGCATCCGAGGATCGGCGCACACGGTGGTGCGAGCTTCGAACTACGGAATCGACGAAGGGTATTTAAGTAATTACGCAGAAGAGATTCTGATCATGTGTCAGGTGGAATCAGGCGAAGGAGTGAAGAAAGCTGATGAGATCGCAGCCGTTGATGGCGTTGACTGCGTGCAAATGGGACCGTTGGATCTTAGCGCGAGTTTGGGGTATCTGTGGGATCCGGGGCATAAGAAAGTGAGAGAGATGATGAGGAGAGCTGAGAAGTCTGTGCTGGCCTCGGATCCTGCGAAAGGCGGGGCTTACTTGTCCGGTTTCGCGATGCCGCACGACGGAGCTGTTGAGATTCGTGGACGTGGCTACCAAATGGTCGCCGGAGCTGTTGATGTTGGGTTGTTTAGGAACGCAGCTGTTGAAGACGTGAGGAGGTTCAAGATGGGTTTGGTCGATGAATCGGACGGTGAGGATTCGTTGGAACATGgtaaagatgttgatgatgagaagTACTGGAgcgaataa